From the genome of Geobacter sp. SVR, one region includes:
- a CDS encoding glycogen synthase: MKKSHESLSILFTAAEAAPFAKEGGLGDVVGALPKYLAAMGHDVRVVIPRYYGIDRDKFQLRLLPGVLVVPMGIIGYQYCGVYEGRLPGSDVPIYFLEHEGYYGRAGLYQQDGRGYMDNDNRFVFLSKASLELCKMLRFTPDVVHAHDWHTAAAAFLLNTSYRHDRFVGEAGSLLSLHNMQHQGNFYPGLMEVLGIGWKHFNYLELEKDDQVNLLKGGIYHATLLNTVSQGYAAEIQTPEHGWGLEGVLAERRADLFGILNGVDYQEWNPESDPFIAATYSARTVKAGKAACKRDLQAIMGLPQRADVPLLGVVSRMVRQKGTDILAEAIHRILEMDVQFVVVGNGEPWAHFYFGDIAAMYPEKFACFIGYDESLAHKVEAGADFFVMPSAFEPCGLNQMYSLAYGTPPIVRATGGLEDSVQNFDETRLAGTGFKFRHHSAAALFDTVGWAVYTYYNNPKGLAALIKNGMAQRFTWEDAASRYEELYRLAIRRRRGEEYYRNRFGG, translated from the coding sequence ATGAAGAAGTCTCACGAATCTCTCTCCATCCTGTTTACCGCTGCCGAGGCCGCCCCCTTTGCCAAGGAGGGGGGGCTGGGGGACGTGGTAGGTGCCCTGCCCAAATACCTGGCTGCCATGGGGCATGATGTGCGGGTGGTGATACCGCGCTACTACGGCATTGACCGCGACAAGTTCCAGCTGCGTCTGCTGCCCGGCGTGCTGGTGGTGCCGATGGGCATCATCGGATACCAGTACTGCGGTGTCTATGAGGGGCGTCTGCCCGGCAGCGACGTTCCGATCTACTTCCTGGAGCACGAAGGCTACTATGGCCGGGCCGGCCTGTACCAGCAGGACGGCCGCGGCTATATGGACAATGACAACCGTTTCGTGTTTCTTTCCAAAGCGTCACTGGAGCTGTGCAAGATGCTCCGCTTCACGCCGGACGTGGTGCATGCGCACGACTGGCACACCGCTGCCGCTGCATTCCTGCTCAACACATCCTACCGGCACGACCGCTTCGTGGGCGAGGCGGGTTCGCTTCTGAGCCTGCACAACATGCAGCACCAGGGTAATTTCTATCCGGGGCTGATGGAGGTACTGGGTATCGGCTGGAAGCACTTCAACTATCTGGAGCTGGAAAAGGACGACCAGGTCAACCTGCTCAAGGGGGGCATATACCACGCCACCTTGCTGAATACGGTCAGCCAGGGCTATGCCGCCGAAATTCAGACGCCGGAGCATGGCTGGGGGCTGGAAGGGGTATTGGCGGAGCGCAGGGCCGACCTGTTCGGGATTCTGAACGGCGTCGACTATCAGGAGTGGAATCCGGAAAGCGATCCCTTCATTGCCGCCACCTACTCGGCGCGTACCGTAAAAGCGGGCAAAGCCGCCTGCAAGCGCGACCTGCAGGCAATCATGGGATTGCCCCAGCGGGCAGACGTGCCGCTTCTGGGAGTGGTGTCCCGCATGGTCAGGCAGAAGGGGACCGATATCCTGGCCGAGGCGATCCACCGTATCCTGGAGATGGACGTACAGTTCGTGGTGGTGGGTAATGGCGAGCCTTGGGCCCACTTCTATTTCGGCGATATCGCCGCCATGTACCCCGAAAAATTCGCCTGTTTCATCGGATACGACGAATCCCTGGCTCACAAGGTCGAAGCCGGGGCCGATTTTTTCGTGATGCCTTCCGCCTTCGAGCCGTGCGGCCTGAACCAGATGTACAGCCTGGCCTACGGCACCCCTCCCATCGTGCGTGCGACCGGCGGACTGGAGGACAGCGTGCAGAACTTCGACGAAACGCGCCTAGCCGGCACCGGCTTCAAGTTCCGGCACCACAGCGCCGCCGCACTCTTCGATACGGTCGGCTGGGCGGTCTACACCTACTACAACAATCCCAAAGGGTTGGCTGCCCTGATAAAGAACGGCATGGCGCAACGCTTCACCTGGGAGGATGCCGCCTCCCGGTACGAAGAGCTCTACCGGTTGGCCATACGCCGCCGGAGAGGTGAAGAGTATTACCGCAACCGCTTCGGCGGCTAG
- the fsa gene encoding fructose-6-phosphate aldolase — protein sequence MKFFIDTADVNEIRQAHELGLVDGVTTNPSLIAKSGRKFEDVIKEIVSIVDGPISAEVVALDAPGMLQEAKELVKIHENIVVKVPMTPEGLKATRALTDLGIKTNVTLIFTPMQALLAAKAGATYVSPFVGRLDDISQDGMGIIEEIRTIFDNYGYTSEIIVASVRNPVHVLNSALIGADVATIPYSVMLQLSKHPLTDAGIKKFLDDWQSVPK from the coding sequence ATGAAGTTTTTCATCGACACAGCGGATGTTAACGAGATTCGCCAGGCACACGAACTGGGACTGGTGGACGGCGTTACCACCAATCCTTCCCTGATCGCAAAATCGGGCCGTAAATTCGAGGATGTCATCAAGGAGATCGTTTCGATCGTGGATGGGCCGATATCGGCAGAAGTGGTTGCCCTGGATGCCCCGGGCATGCTGCAGGAAGCCAAGGAGCTGGTCAAGATCCACGAGAATATCGTGGTCAAGGTGCCCATGACCCCCGAGGGGCTCAAGGCCACCCGCGCCCTGACCGACCTGGGCATCAAGACCAACGTGACCCTGATCTTCACGCCGATGCAGGCCCTGCTGGCCGCCAAGGCGGGTGCCACATACGTTTCTCCCTTTGTGGGCCGGCTGGATGACATTTCGCAGGACGGCATGGGCATCATCGAGGAGATCCGCACCATTTTCGACAACTACGGCTATACCAGCGAGATCATCGTGGCCAGTGTGCGCAACCCCGTACATGTGCTAAACTCCGCTCTGATCGGCGCCGACGTGGCCACCATCCCATACTCGGTCATGCTTCAGCTGTCAAAACACCCCTTGACCGATGCCGGCATCAAGAAATTTCTGGATGACTGGCAGAGCGTGCCGAAGTAA
- a CDS encoding bacteriohemerythrin, translating into MLEHQEFAEVSRFVLELTAMDDSDNDLDSLLARLLEVLQKQPALCIQPKGVVRLYNPRGAMISVAQHGLHPIWLDPAADARLARVPQTLSTSVFTAPLEARDRVIVLPLVNEEHQLGQAVIFIEPEWEPSETEIAFMAKLARALSTLVGRCVVNETLKVREFELEEMRAQTIRSLGEAAECRDHEVGMHVMRMSNFSVVIAKAYGLSDEQRELLYITAPLHDVGKIGIADGILLKPDRLTEHEFDIMKTHTEIGERLLRGSDTLIIAAREIASSHHENWDGSGYPRGLRGDEIPVLARICAVADVFDALISARPYKEAWSLEDATAWIIGQAGRKFDPAVVRAFEAALPEIVRIRELYREDIINPNQIVNLTGLVHRDTRWISWDESLSVGIDVIDEHHRYLFDLANDLIDIVARKRGAREVGRVLKALGQYAQVHFHAEERMMEHYGCQWLNRQRGQHRQFTEKLQEFSDELHDNPLVAQFEVMAYLRGWLAGHIRHEDAHFKELVTHYGCRENEMAATAGPAAGDNR; encoded by the coding sequence ATGTTAGAACATCAGGAATTTGCGGAAGTCAGTAGATTTGTTCTGGAACTCACCGCCATGGACGATTCCGACAATGATCTAGACAGCCTGCTGGCGCGCCTGCTGGAGGTGCTGCAAAAGCAGCCGGCACTATGCATCCAGCCAAAAGGGGTTGTCCGACTGTACAATCCCCGCGGCGCAATGATTTCCGTTGCACAGCACGGCCTTCACCCGATCTGGCTCGATCCCGCGGCTGATGCCCGGCTGGCCAGAGTCCCCCAGACCTTGAGCACCTCGGTTTTTACCGCACCGCTTGAAGCGCGGGACAGGGTAATCGTGCTGCCGCTCGTCAACGAGGAGCACCAGCTCGGTCAGGCAGTAATTTTTATCGAGCCGGAGTGGGAACCCTCAGAAACGGAAATCGCCTTTATGGCCAAGCTGGCCCGGGCGCTTTCGACACTGGTGGGCCGCTGCGTGGTTAACGAGACTCTGAAAGTACGCGAGTTCGAGCTTGAAGAGATGCGGGCTCAGACCATCCGGAGTCTGGGAGAGGCTGCCGAATGCCGCGATCACGAAGTCGGAATGCATGTCATGCGCATGTCGAATTTCTCCGTTGTGATTGCCAAGGCATACGGGCTGTCCGATGAACAACGCGAGCTGCTGTACATCACGGCACCGCTGCACGATGTCGGCAAGATCGGCATTGCCGACGGCATTCTCCTGAAACCGGACAGGCTGACCGAGCACGAATTCGATATCATGAAGACCCATACCGAAATCGGAGAACGGTTGCTGCGCGGCTCGGATACTCTCATCATAGCAGCACGGGAGATCGCTTCCTCCCACCACGAAAACTGGGACGGTAGCGGCTATCCGCGGGGGCTGCGGGGTGACGAAATTCCTGTTCTGGCCCGCATATGCGCCGTTGCCGATGTTTTTGACGCACTGATCTCGGCCAGGCCTTACAAGGAGGCGTGGTCGCTTGAGGACGCCACGGCCTGGATCATCGGTCAGGCGGGCAGGAAATTCGACCCGGCCGTGGTCAGGGCCTTTGAAGCCGCATTGCCGGAAATCGTGCGCATCCGTGAACTCTATCGGGAAGATATCATCAACCCGAACCAGATTGTGAACCTGACGGGACTGGTCCATCGGGACACCAGGTGGATCAGCTGGGATGAATCGCTGAGCGTCGGCATCGATGTGATCGACGAGCATCATCGCTACCTGTTCGACCTGGCCAATGATCTGATTGACATCGTAGCCAGAAAACGGGGGGCACGGGAAGTGGGTCGGGTGCTCAAGGCTCTCGGACAGTATGCCCAGGTGCATTTCCATGCCGAGGAGCGGATGATGGAACATTACGGTTGCCAGTGGCTGAACCGGCAAAGGGGTCAGCATCGGCAGTTTACCGAAAAGCTGCAGGAGTTTTCCGACGAGCTCCACGATAATCCGTTGGTTGCCCAGTTCGAGGTGATGGCCTACCTGCGGGGCTGGCTGGCCGGGCATATCAGGCACGAGGATGCCCATTTCAAGGAGCTGGTGACCCACTACGGCTGCAGGGAAAATGAAATGGCCGCCACGGCCGGTCCGGCTGCCGGCGATAATCGGTAA
- the metF gene encoding methylenetetrahydrofolate reductase [NAD(P)H] has translation MRIIDTIVPNRPFFSLEFFPPKEKAEWPAFFQAVERLAGLGPLFASVTYGAGGSTRDDTLEIVTRLQRDHGLETMAHLTCIGAYRGALLKFLDALAAAGVTNILALRGDPPKEVPPLFSACGTLRYASDLVAFISKAHPGLGLAVAGYPEPHPEAESAESDLSHLKLKLDNGGDFAITQLFFDNRLYFDFVARARARGITKPIVPGILPVVSLKVIKRIVSLCGAYIPPAFLAELEEADARGGAAAVQQAGIAHARRQVRELLADGVPGVHLYTLNRAEAVLELTEGLL, from the coding sequence ATGAGAATCATTGATACGATCGTACCGAACCGCCCGTTTTTTTCGCTGGAATTTTTTCCCCCCAAGGAGAAGGCCGAGTGGCCGGCATTTTTTCAAGCCGTGGAGCGCCTGGCGGGCCTTGGGCCGCTGTTCGCCTCCGTGACCTACGGCGCCGGAGGAAGCACCCGGGACGATACCCTGGAGATCGTAACGCGGCTGCAGCGCGATCATGGTCTGGAGACCATGGCCCATCTCACCTGTATCGGTGCTTACCGGGGGGCACTGCTGAAGTTCCTGGATGCCCTGGCCGCGGCCGGCGTTACCAATATCCTGGCCCTGCGGGGCGATCCTCCCAAGGAAGTCCCCCCGCTGTTTTCGGCCTGCGGCACGCTGCGATATGCCTCGGACCTGGTGGCCTTTATCAGTAAAGCACATCCCGGCCTGGGGCTGGCGGTGGCCGGATACCCCGAACCACATCCCGAGGCGGAAAGCGCCGAATCCGATCTGTCCCATCTCAAACTGAAACTGGACAACGGCGGAGATTTCGCCATCACCCAGCTCTTTTTCGACAATCGGCTCTACTTCGATTTCGTCGCCCGGGCCCGGGCCCGGGGTATTACCAAGCCGATCGTCCCCGGCATCCTGCCGGTGGTCAGCCTCAAGGTAATCAAGCGGATCGTTTCCCTGTGCGGCGCCTATATCCCCCCCGCATTCCTGGCCGAACTGGAGGAGGCCGATGCACGGGGCGGTGCGGCTGCGGTGCAGCAGGCGGGTATCGCCCACGCACGGCGCCAGGTACGGGAGCTGCTGGCCGACGGCGTGCCGGGCGTCCATCTTTACACGCTGAATCGGGCCGAAGCGGTCCTGGAATTGACGGAGGGGCTGTTATGA
- a CDS encoding endonuclease III domain-containing protein: MNDLADDALLDIFDLLARYYGPLGWWPAETPFEVCVGAILTQNTAWTNVEKAIAALKGADALSAAGLREIAPDELALLIRPAGFFNVKSRRVKSFVDWLFGRYGGSLERMFCSDWRLLREELLAVAGIGPETCDAILLYAGGKPTFVVDAYTQRLFHRLGMLQLGSDYDATRRLFMDNLPAEPVLFNEYHALIVEQCKRFCRKKPRCAGCPLAGRCCCRIS, from the coding sequence ATGAATGACTTGGCCGATGATGCATTGCTCGATATTTTTGATCTGCTGGCCCGATACTACGGGCCGCTGGGTTGGTGGCCGGCTGAAACCCCTTTCGAAGTGTGCGTCGGTGCCATTCTGACGCAGAATACCGCCTGGACCAACGTGGAAAAGGCCATTGCCGCACTCAAGGGAGCGGATGCGTTGAGTGCGGCGGGGCTGCGCGAGATCGCTCCGGACGAGCTGGCGCTGCTGATCCGTCCGGCCGGGTTTTTCAACGTCAAGAGCCGGCGTGTGAAGAGTTTCGTCGATTGGCTCTTTGGCAGGTACGGAGGTTCGCTGGAGCGGATGTTCTGTAGCGACTGGCGCCTGCTGCGGGAGGAGCTGCTGGCCGTGGCCGGCATCGGCCCGGAGACCTGCGACGCAATCCTGCTGTATGCCGGCGGCAAGCCGACCTTTGTGGTGGATGCCTACACGCAGCGACTGTTCCATCGTCTGGGAATGCTTCAGCTGGGAAGCGACTATGATGCAACCCGCCGGTTGTTCATGGACAACCTCCCCGCCGAGCCTGTCCTGTTCAACGAGTATCACGCCCTGATCGTCGAACAGTGCAAACGGTTCTGCCGGAAAAAGCCGCGCTGCGCCGGTTGCCCGCTTGCGGGACGGTGCTGCTGTCGAATAAGTTGA
- the folK gene encoding 2-amino-4-hydroxy-6-hydroxymethyldihydropteridine diphosphokinase produces the protein METEAYIGIGSNLGDRELNLLRGVAEIGKLPLSRVTGLSPFYETSPVGVTDQPAFYNAVLSLATALTPPELLSGLQRIENEVFNRTREHRWGPRNIDLDLLLYGSEVIDSEELTIPHPRMAERRFVLQPLCVLAPGLIHPVLGRSMVELLAMLSSVETVVEI, from the coding sequence GTGGAAACTGAAGCCTACATCGGCATCGGCTCGAACCTTGGGGACAGGGAGCTGAATCTGCTGCGGGGAGTGGCCGAGATCGGCAAGCTTCCTCTCAGCAGGGTAACCGGATTATCCCCCTTTTACGAGACCTCGCCAGTGGGCGTTACCGATCAACCCGCCTTCTACAATGCAGTCCTGTCCCTTGCCACCGCACTTACTCCACCTGAACTGCTGAGCGGACTACAACGGATCGAGAACGAGGTTTTCAACCGCACGCGGGAACACCGCTGGGGACCGCGGAATATCGATCTGGACCTGCTGCTGTACGGCAGCGAGGTGATTGACAGCGAGGAACTGACCATCCCCCATCCGCGCATGGCGGAGCGGCGTTTCGTGCTTCAGCCCCTGTGCGTGCTGGCGCCCGGCCTGATACATCCGGTGCTGGGGCGAAGTATGGTCGAACTGCTCGCCATGCTCAGCTCTGTGGAAACTGTGGTGGAAATCTGA
- a CDS encoding transcriptional regulator yields MIRLLFWCLLIYIGYRIIVSLAKGKELRSGRSREREQATVTHRDPVCGVYISEEDAVIGRLGDERHYFCSRTCLEKFQEQLGHPSA; encoded by the coding sequence ATGATCAGACTGCTCTTTTGGTGCCTGCTCATCTATATCGGTTACCGGATCATTGTCTCGCTGGCCAAGGGAAAGGAACTCCGGTCCGGCAGGTCTCGTGAGAGGGAGCAGGCCACCGTTACCCATCGCGATCCGGTCTGCGGAGTTTATATATCCGAGGAGGATGCGGTCATCGGCAGGCTCGGCGACGAGCGCCACTATTTCTGCTCCCGCACCTGTCTCGAAAAGTTCCAGGAACAGCTCGGCCACCCATCGGCATAA